In Spirosoma pollinicola, the genomic window AAGTATCGCTTCGATTCGCTTCAGCGTACTAGCCAGTATATGCTTTTCTCCATTGGCCAGGTATAACCACGTATAATTACGTTCGCCCTGCAAACGAATGATCTGGTCCGCCTCAATCAGTTCGCGACCATGGTATCCTGCAATCAACAAGTAGGATCCCGTAGAAGTGGATTTACCCTTTTTCATCGTAGTGTAATCATTACTTAACCAATGTCTTTTTATACGCAAAGATATTCTTATAAAATAATTTTCAAATTAATGAGATGAAGTTCAAATCAAATTATAAAAAAAGTCGACGAATTTTTTCATTTATCGACTTTTCAGGCATGTGGGCATGATGACCGGGTCGATAAGAGCAAGTAAGGCAATCGCTGCCGGCCTTTTTCCATAGGCAGTCGGGTTTTAGAGTAAATAGAGATTAGTTTACAAACCGAGTGGCTAGACCTAGCGATCAACCTTTTTTGGCAACTTGTTTTGGTTGGCTCTTGCCTCCTGCCTGCGATTTTTTCCAGGTTTGATAGCTATTTAGTATTGCCTGGCAGTTTTCGCTTGTCAGTTGCTTGATCTGCTCGGTGGTGGTAATTTGATGAGGTAAACGGGCATTGGTCTTACCATCAGTCACGTACTGGCCATGTGGACCCTGACGGACTTCATACTTTCCTACTTTGTGAATCAAATTTTCATGACGTTGCGGGAGCTGCTGGTTTTTCTTTTCCAGTAATTGTACGACCAGGTCCAGCGTAATTTGATCTGGTTCATACTGGCGTGCATCCAGGAATTCCCCTTTATACAGGACGTAAGTACCGTACTTCCCCTTGCCGGTTTTTACGGGTTCTCCATTAAGTTCTCCAACTTCAAGCATCGATGGAGTTCGGACGACGTCGTGCTGAGATGCATCCGCTAACTGCAGCAAATGCTGATGATCCGTATCAAACTCACTCACTACTTGTTTATAAGTAGCTTTTCCACCGGCAACTTCATCCAGACGCTTTTCCATGGAAGCCGTGAACGCGTAATCGACCAGTTTGCTGAAATTAGCTTCCAGATATTCAGTTACCTGATGGCCCACTGAACTCGGGACTAATTTGCTTTGATCACCGCCAACGGTTTGTTGCTCTACTTTTTTTTCCAGTTTATTATTTTCCAGGGTAAAAATAACTGATGGCAACTTTGAGGCTGGGATAGAATCAGTACGCACGTAATCACGAGCCTGAATTGTACCAACAATGCTGGCGTACGTAGATGGGCGCCCAATGTCCCGTTTTTCCAGCTCACGAACCAGACTGGCCTCATCATACCGTTTGGCGGGTTGGCTGTAGGTTTGTCGGCCAATGAGTTTCTGACAGCGTAGTTTATCTCCTTTGGCAATTTTTTTCAGGGATGTTGTTTCTTCTTCCCCTTCTTCATCGGTTTCTTCGTCATAAACGGCTAGGTATCCATTGAACTTTTCCACTTTGGCTACGGCCGTAAATAAATCCTGTGGATCAGCTGAGGTGATGAATATCGTAGTCTGTTCAAACAAGGCCGGTTTCATCTGGGAAGCCATAGCCCGACGATATATCAGTTCGTAAAGCGCCTGTTCATCCGGCGTATCACCAGCTTGTTGATGGTCAAAGTGAGTTGGTCGAATGGCTTCGTGAGCCTCTTGTGCAGCTTGCTTGGCCTTGAAGGTTCTTGCCTCAAAATAGGATGCGCCTAAACGGGTATTCACCTGTTCTTTAATGGCCTCGACGGCTTCCTGCGATAAATTAGGAGAATCCGTACGCATATACGTGATATGCCCTTTGGCAAATAACTCCTGAGCAACCTCCATTACTTTTTTGGCTGACCAGCGTCCCGCTTTCTTACTGAGCTTCCGGATTGCATCCTGTTGCAGGGTGGAGGTGGTAAAAGGTGGACTGGGTTGACGCACCAATGGTTTTACGTCAATGCTGGCCACGGAATACGTTTTCTGTACGGAGGCTTTTAAGTACGAAACAATAGCTTCTTCCGTCAGAAACGGTTGATGGTAGGTTGCCTTGATCCCTTCACCATTTGGTGTCAGGAATTCCCCCTTAAGTCTGAAATCCGATTTTGATTTAAAAGCTTCGATGGTTCGCTCGCGTTCCACAACTAAACGCAGGGCTACCGATTGGACCCGGCCAGCACTTAGCCGGTTGCCTAGCTTGCGGCTCATGAGTGGTGAAATCTCGTAGCCTGTCAACCGATCTATTGCCCGGCGCCCCTCCTGGGCACTTACCAGTTTCATATCCAGTACCCGCGGGTTTGAAACAGCTGCTGCAATCGCTTTTTCGGTGACTTCGTCGAAGGTCACCCGCTTGGTCTGGGAAATCGGAATACCGAGGATTTGAGCTAAGTGGAATGATATAGACTCTCCTTCCCGGTCCAAATCCGTTGCCAGATAACAGTTGGCAATCCCGACCTGCTGAGCCAGGCCTTTGATGTCCTTAACGATCTTCAGTTTATCAGGATGCAGCTCATAGCTCAGGCCATATCCCTGGTCCCGATGGACGCCCAATGATTTGAGGGGCAGATCCCGAAAGTGACCCACCGAAGCGACGACTTTCCAAACGCCAGCTCCGTAGAGTTTGTCGAGAATGGAACTGATCTTTTTACATTTATTCGGCGATTCAACAATTAGCAGTTTTTTCACGGGCACGGTTAGTTACAGGTTCGAAAAAGCAATGTGTACATCAGTAAAGATGTTGATGGCCGGTCGGCCAGCCGGATTGTAGCCATCGGCTTGATCCCCCCGCCAAGTTGAACGAGCTGGTCGGCGTTTATCAACGCTCGGGGTAAGTGTAGCAGCTGCTGCTGATCATAAACGGGTGGGGGCGTACCCCCCTGTCCCAAGCGGTAAAAGGACAGCGGCATGGGCGCCAGCAAATCCGAGCTGTTTTTTTGTTTATGCATGACTAAACGATAGTAGTGATTGCCTGCTGATTAGTCAGCGGGCAAAAAAACGCGTGAGAAACTGGGTAAGAAAAAGGGTTAGTCCGATAAAAGCCCCCCGTCCGTAGAGACCCCATTCATAGCGCTGGCCCGTGGGCGAAGTACCCAGCCAGAAATTGACCAACAGGAAAGCCAGTAGTAAAGCAGCCGACAAACATTTTAACAGATC contains:
- the topA gene encoding type I DNA topoisomerase; protein product: MKKLLIVESPNKCKKISSILDKLYGAGVWKVVASVGHFRDLPLKSLGVHRDQGYGLSYELHPDKLKIVKDIKGLAQQVGIANCYLATDLDREGESISFHLAQILGIPISQTKRVTFDEVTEKAIAAAVSNPRVLDMKLVSAQEGRRAIDRLTGYEISPLMSRKLGNRLSAGRVQSVALRLVVERERTIEAFKSKSDFRLKGEFLTPNGEGIKATYHQPFLTEEAIVSYLKASVQKTYSVASIDVKPLVRQPSPPFTTSTLQQDAIRKLSKKAGRWSAKKVMEVAQELFAKGHITYMRTDSPNLSQEAVEAIKEQVNTRLGASYFEARTFKAKQAAQEAHEAIRPTHFDHQQAGDTPDEQALYELIYRRAMASQMKPALFEQTTIFITSADPQDLFTAVAKVEKFNGYLAVYDEETDEEGEEETTSLKKIAKGDKLRCQKLIGRQTYSQPAKRYDEASLVRELEKRDIGRPSTYASIVGTIQARDYVRTDSIPASKLPSVIFTLENNKLEKKVEQQTVGGDQSKLVPSSVGHQVTEYLEANFSKLVDYAFTASMEKRLDEVAGGKATYKQVVSEFDTDHQHLLQLADASQHDVVRTPSMLEVGELNGEPVKTGKGKYGTYVLYKGEFLDARQYEPDQITLDLVVQLLEKKNQQLPQRHENLIHKVGKYEVRQGPHGQYVTDGKTNARLPHQITTTEQIKQLTSENCQAILNSYQTWKKSQAGGKSQPKQVAKKG